One Nicotiana tabacum cultivar K326 chromosome 23, ASM71507v2, whole genome shotgun sequence genomic window, ATTGATAGGAAATCATTCACGGAATGGGTGGTATGCTCACAACATACTCATTTTCCTGGATTATGCCTGACAAAGTGttgtaaaaaaatttaaattggaATAACTTTAGGCATGATTTACACTAGATCCATTTTGTCTGATATTTAATTGCCGACATAAAAGTAATTCTAGACATTTTTCTGGTGATTAGGGGAGCACTAGAGCTCTTCTTATGTCTACGTAATCATATCATGCAGTTGAGCTTTAGAATATATAACTGCTTTCCTGCAAGCACCTCAGGAAACAGGAAAGCAGCCATCTAAAGTGACATATGTTGTCTGCTGGTGTAGATGGTCGAACATACAATTTGTAGATGGCAAAAGTTTGAGTCCTTCCTAGTGACTTTGCTAGGTGCATGGTTGATTTTCATGAGACAGTCTCGATTGAGTATTTGTCATTTTTGGCATATCAGTCATTAGAGGCGGATCCATGATTTAGTGTTTATGGGTTCCTGCAACAACTTCGAGTAAATTTGCAATAGTAACTGGGTTCACattcaaatatttatagatatttagtgaatttttttAACACATTTACACTGTTTGAACAAAAGCTATTGGGTTCACGTAAATCCGTAGGTCGCAAGGTGAATCCGCCCCTGACAGTCATTTGTCATTTTTGGTATATCTATGTCTTGTAGGTTAAGGTTTATCAAGGACGCAAAGTTCTATCACATTCTTTGAAAGATACAAAAACTGCTGtgaagcagttgaacaaggtcgtGACATGCATTCTGGTTGTCGTAATAATCATCATATGGCTCCTTTTGGTGGGAATAGCGACTACTATAGTGATTGTCTTTCTGTCGTCACAACTCGTGGTAGCTGCTTTTATTTTTGGGAATACTTGCAAGACCATATTTGAAGCTATTATATTCGTATTTGTGATGCATCCTTTTGATGTTGGTGATCGATGTGTCATTGATGGTGTTCAGGTAATTTCTGCTTATTGCTTCTTCTAgctgttttgcatttttctttaatGATTCTCACTTTTATGTTGCAAACGGACAGATGATTGTTGAAGAAATGAATATCCTAACCACAGTATTCTTGAGGTTTGATAATGAAAAGATATTCTACCCAAATTCAGTTTTGGCCGTCAAGCCAATCAGCAATTTCTACAGAAGTCCTGAGATGGGTGATGCCTTTGAGTTTTCCATTGATTACAGGACACCTGTGGAAAAGATAGGAGCtttaaaagagaaaacaaagaagtaAGTAGAAAATTCCTCTCATCTTTTTCCAGCATCTGTAGTAAATTTTCCTTTGGAAGTTATTACGACAAAAGCACAACATTCATAATTAAAGATATATATGACTTTTGCAGCACTTTGTAAGATATCTTGATACGGCTTAAGTGAATCCAAATGTTAAAGCTAGTCTAGCTAGAATCTGAAAATTTACTGTTGAACATTCATCTAAAACCCTCCATTTCTCGAAATGTTGAAAGCTGGGGTTTATTACGATAACTAGGGTCCTTTCCAAGCCCCGAGCCTAACCTAGTGCAGTTGGATCGTACATATGTCCAAGTGCTCCCTATGGGTCTATTCCTTGGCAAAATTCATGAAGTACTAAAAAGATTCAGTAGATAATTGAATCTCAATTCCTATTGTCTAACTTAATGTATGAAGTGATTTTATACATATATTGTGAATATTCACTAGTTTGCGCAGAAATTATAATGCATAAACTGAGTGAAATTTCAGAAAAATGACGTCATGCATAACATATACGCCATAGCTCCCGGGTAAGGACCTTCAACCTAAGCCAAGATCATATTCTCCATGCCCCGGTTTATTGCCCATCCCTAATTGATGACATGCACTTGTAGTATAGGGGTGTCTAATGGAATATTGATACAATTCACAAGTCGTAATTGGAAGAGACAATACTGGAATAATAACTTGGACATGTTTCTTTTCTTTGTGGCAATTTTAGGAGTGCACTGCCCATCCCTGGTAGTATaagtgttgggaataaaccccttacaGAAATAATATTTACAGTAATAAAATCGGAATAATtacgtagcaccgagatacggtaattaacaagaataaaatagtgacaacgacaccaagatttttacgtggcaaaccctttgaataagggaaaataccacggccccgagaggagcaactgatatcactatagtaaggaattttacactttgtaggtccgagtaaaatactccaaagaccactacaacactcaaaagaaataaccctcttttgatattctcacctcactacaatatcgctcactctctatttttctcacagactattttcttataccttgtctgtgaaacctcactctttctttctctctttgttggtgtgtgtTCTCATTTTATAGCCGAagcctcactctctaaagcctactatatttgacaatttgcacacttttccttctttttctttaatgttgacaattcaacaaagttggctaccaaatcaaagaaattcaacaaagttggctaccaaaccaaagaattttttttaggcTCATGCCTAttacttccaaccaagaggtgtTGAGtccgagtcaccccaagagcaaggtgagatgttcttggagggagggagccgatggtctatcggaaacagcctctttacccctgggtaggggtaaggtctgcatacatactaccctccccaaaccccactaatgggattatactgggttgatgttgttgttgttgttgtacttgccTATTACTTTGGCTTTTGAATGAGATGGACTCCATCAATCTCTCCCTCCAGTCTCGTTCATCTAGAGGAGGTaacactgtcttctagtttgagtgcatgccgataagttctttgcatagttcgaacttgtctcttggtaccaccttggtcaacatatcagcaggattttcactcgtgtgaatctttttgaccTGTAAAGATTCATTCTCCACCtgctcacgaatccaatgatatctcacatctatatgctttgttcttgcatggtacattcttgctcaagtctattgcactttgactgtcacaatagacgacatactccttttgATGCAATTCCAGCTCTTGAAGAAACCGCTTGAGCCATACCATAtccttgccagtttctgtagcggcaatgtactctgcttcagttgttgaaagtgcaacacacttctgcaatttagactgccatgatatagctccccctgaaaatgtaaacaaatatccaatAGTGGATTTTCTAttgtcaatgtcacctgccatatcagcatctgtatagcccttcaagattggatgagatcctccaaagcacaaacaatctcccgtggtacctctcaggtacctgagtatccacttgactgcttcccaatgttcctttccaggattttcaaggaatctgctaacaacaccaactgcatgagcaatatcaggtgCATACCGTTGCATACATTAAGCTTCCGACtactgaagaataaggaactctagccatgtttcctttctcctccactgttgtaggacacatcttcttgcttaactttagatgactagcaagaggtgtgctgactggcttagcactattcatgttgaagcgttccagtacacgttcaatgtacttctcctgagacagccaaaactttctgcttgttcgctctcgaactatcttcatacccagaatttgttgtgctgggcccaagtccttcatatcaaatgacttggacaaatatcccttcaactttgcgatcaactccttgtcttttcctacaattaacatgtcatccacatacaacaacaatataataaagttattttcagaaactcttttgaagtatacacatggatcagaatatgtctttgtgtaagtttgacttttcatgaatgagtcaaacttcttgtaccactgccttggtgcctgctttaacccataaagactcttattcagttTGCACATCATGTGTTTTctttcagctacttcaaatccttctggctgctccatatagatctcctcttccaaatctccgtgaagaaatgcagttttcacgtccaactgctccacttcaagatctaggctagctgctaagctcaagattgttcgaatggaagtcattttgacaacaggtgagaaaatttcgtcaaaatcaatacctttcttctgttcgaagcctttaatcaccaatcgagctttgtatatGTTCCATCTTTCTTGATTTTAAGGACTCACTTACATTTAaatggtcttttaccctttggaagttcaaccagcttgtaagtgTCATTTTTcagtagagattccatctcttcttgcatggctttcatccactggttcttctCTGGAAGGGGCAACAcatccttaagactttctggctccccctcatcactgatgaggacatactttGTGGcagggtacctgcatgactctacccttggcctttcTGATCTCCTGAGAGGTTTAGGTTATTTttccctgagtggggtgctccacttgctcgacatcatcatcaagttgctcccactgctcaataacctcaccaggttgctccccctgctagGCAACCTTGTCGGTCCTACTTTCTGCTCTTATgagattgttagaagtagaaggaatagtaacaagattaggaattataccattcttggccTTCTCTGGCGTATCgtcagcagttccaacttcactttctcggaagactatatctctgcttctgatgaccttcttctttacaggatcccacaatctgtatccgaactcttcatctccatatccgatgaatatgcaaggaacagatttatcatcTAGCTTTGTTCTCCGctcctttggtacatgtgcaacagctctgcaaccgaacaccttcagatgcgagtaggatacttccttgttggtccaaactctctctgggatgtcaaacgccaacggaactgatggactcctattgatcaggtaacaagttgtctgaactgcttcactcCAGAATGAcataggcagtttagccattctgagcatgcttctcaccttctccacaatggtgcggttcatcctttcggctacgccattgtgttgtggggttccaggaactgtgttttcatgtctgatcccatgactcgaacaatactcttcaaattcccttgaagtgtactcacctccattgtcactttggagacgctttagcttttggCCTGTCTCCCTTTCCACCCTAGCATGAaatttctggaaaacttgaaacacctgatctttggttttcaaaatataaacccataattttcgtgaagcatcatcaataaaagtaacaaaatatttgttaccgcccatcgaTTCAATTTCCAATGGActacaaacatcagaatataccaaatcaagcatatttaattttctttcagacgatgtctgaaatgagactctatgttgcttaccaaataaatagtagtcacaaggttttaccgttgtacctttggcataagaaatgagtaatttcttggcaagaatctgcaattccttctcgctcatataacccattcttttgtgccacaaatctgcagaaatctcatcttgtgccgcgttaAATTCatcttggcatatttctgcatttgtcctgtacaacgtgtcACGAGCagctccctttgcaatcaccaatgatcccttggtgagtctccacttttgatttgcaaaatagttctcgtatccatctcggtctaaagcaattcccgagatcaagttcatctgcaaatcaggtacatgtcgcacgtccttcagaaccaatgtgcatctggcatttgtcttgatacaaatgtcaccaatccccgcaatctttgagtaacttgtgttacctaTTCTCACAAGGCCGAAATCACCTgttacatatctgcaaaaaagatctcttaccggtgtggcatggtcagtgttgtgaagagcgtgaagcgaggaaaagcgacaacccccatttcgcttaaagcgagaagcgaagcgagTGAagcgaaatttaaaaaaaaattaaaataaatactgcATAGACAACACATGTAATTGTAAGCAAATGTTCATCAATACTTCAATGTAAAAACTAAAGAGTAGCATcaattaaagcacaaaatgagcatcttattcttctacaagattatcaaattcttgtattccactatcattattatattgctcgtcatcttcttcaacttctttttcatcaaCTAGGAAGGGCAGTATTGGCATCAATTCTGAGAAAGAACCGAAGGTAAAAAAGGCAAAATATGGTTCTGTTAAAAACTGGACAGAGAAAGAAGAACCGAAGGATCGACATCAATTCTGAGAAAGAACCGAAGGTAAAAAAAAATCGCCAGCATTTCGCTGCTATTTGGACGTtgaaacaatgaaagaaaaagaagaagaagaagaagaagaagaaaaatcctCACCTACCTATTGCTGTTGAATCTCTGTTGAAGACttgaagttgaagttgaagttgaagttgaagaagaagaagaaccctagtcgccttttagtCGCCTCTGTTGAAGACTTGAACTGAAAACCCTTCGTTTTTAATTAAATAGCCTAGCTTCTGTTTAAAACAAAGAAGCGCCCGCTTCCATCGCTACGCTTCGCTTGGTCGCTTCTCACTTTTTAGCGGGTAGCGGTCGCTTTTTAATACCTGAGTTGCTTCACATGGGGGAAGCGGGTACTGCTTCGcatcgcttctcgctttaagcgaggAAGCGACCGCTTTCTCTAACACCGGGCATGGTAAGATGCTACtgtatcaaccacccattccgactctggacctgataAGTGCATGGAATCCTCTTCCTCGTTTATAAAGAGaacaacattatcattgttttgtaccatggcggttgtgttgtcgtcattcttctggccactagtttcacctttgcccttccttggatttgggcaatctcttttgaagtgacctggttgatcacaattgtagcagtttctagctcttgatttggatcggttcttagaTTTCCCACGAGTttcggatctaccatagttgctcgaactcctttgataactcctgcctctaccttctgtgatgagagcttgtccttgattttcaggcttctttctcatcttctcattgagtagaagagcctaTGTGACATCTTTTaactcaatggtagtcttaccgtgcaggatggttgttgctagattatcgtacgaagatggcaacgagttcaacaacaagatggctttatcttcttcctcgattttcactctgagattggcgagctgtgtgattagtTCGTTAAatacatttaaatgtgacaaaaaattcgtaccttcgctcatgtgtagggcgtataactgcttcttcaggtacaatttatttgttagcgttttggacatgtataggctttccaaccttgtccaaatgccaCATGCgatgtcttcatcaatgatgttatttaccacatcatctgataagtgcaacctgattgcactagcagccctttcatccaagtcagcccaatccttagctttcatggtatcaggctttttggcatcaacatctagtaccttgtgCATCTAGGCTTTTTGTcatgctacctcgtactttagtCCGGGCATTTTTgtttttcaccgagtatagtactaccgacagtgaatagtatttatgtgaacgagcagaacttgtgctctgataccagttgttgggaataaacctcctacagaaataatattcacagtaataaaagcggaataatcaCGTAACACCgcgatacggtaattaacaagaattaaagagtgacaacgacaccaagattttttaCGTGGAAATCgctttgaataagggaaaaaaccacgaccccgaaaCAAGCAACTAATATCATTATAGCAAGGAATTCTACACTTTAgatccgagtaaaatactccaaagaccactactacactcaaaagaaataaccctcttttgataatctcacctcactacaatatcactcactctctatttttcttacagactattttcttatattttgtctgtgaaacctcactctttctttctttctttgttggtgtgtggaaatgagagttgaagctctacTTTTATAGCTGAAGCCTCACTCTCTAACGCCTactatatttgacaatttgcacacactttttcttcaatgttgacagttcaacaaaattggctaccaaaccaaagaaattttcTTTAGGCACTTGCCTATTGCTTTGGCTTTTGAATGAGATGGACCCATCAGTAAGGGTGTCAACTGTAATGCTGATATGCTTAATATGTTGTAGTTGGATGAGTGAAACAATACTGAACGTTTAACATGGACACGTTTCTTTTCTTTGAGGCAAGCATTTTACTCTGAAGAAACAAATCCATGATATGCCTCTTATATATTCTCTGAGATTCCCAACGCAAAGGATCTGAATGAAACTAAAGCACATAGGGAAACTGAGACAAGATGAGGACCTTACTCCCCGTTGGTGGTGGTTTGGACTGACAGGAAGGGTGATTTCTGGAGCATAATCTatatcttgttatatcttttattgatAGTTTTTACTTTTTAATGTCCACGTGCAACTTGGTCGAGAGAGATAAAAGGTAGATGTTAATGCGTTGTACATGCGGAGTAGGATTCTTTCTGGTTACTGAAACACCTTGAATTTAAAATTTGGCTTAGGCTTTATTCTCCAACAAATACCATGAATTTGAAATTTGAGCTTAGGCTTTATTCTCCAAGAGCAATCAGTTTAAAGTTTAGAATTTGAGAAAGCATATTACAGTTTGAACACGAGTCGTTGACCAGTATTCTTTTCATGGAAAAACTGATTAACCCTGTTCAAAGACAATGCAAACTCGCAACTACGTGATGTAGATAAGGATATCTTATTGTATAAGTTTTGCCCTATACCTTGTAATATCATTCATTTTTCACTCAAGTTTTTGATTTTCACCTTTCTTGTTGAATTATCAGGTACTTAGAGAAAACTCCCCAGTATTGGCATCCTAATCACAGCGTGGTGGTGAAGGAGATTGAAAATATGAACAAAATCAAAATGGCACTCTATTTCAATCATACTATGAACTTTCAAAACTTTGGTGAAAAGAACAGACGAAAAACTGAGATGATCCTTGAAATGAAGAAAATGTTTGACGAGCTTAATATAAAATATGATCATCTTCCCCGGGAGGTTCATCTTCTCGATCAAAGAGCAATAAGTGGGAACACTAGATGACTTTATCTTCAGTTCACAAATACCAGTAATTTTAGTATGTGTTATTCCCACCACAGTAGGTTTTTCTTAAACATTTGTTTGACCAATGAACTCAGAAGATGAAGTTTTACTCCCGACTGTGCACTGCTGAAAGTTATGTGTACTACATTAAACAATATTTGTAACATAAAAGTTTCATCTGCAAACATTTTGTGTGGAAGTGAGTACAGTTTCTGTTTGGAGGCTCTTAGTAACATTGTTGATGCAATTTTACAAGGGCCTTTAAAGGAATTTATGCTTGTTAGTTGTGGCAATTTCTGCAAGAAATGATTCTTTGTGATGTTTTAATGTGGTTAAATATTGAAAgagattttaatatttaaaatctCTTTTTGAGATGGATGACAAAACGCCAAAAGCAAACTTAGCCCTTGCGGTGAACTTGTGTGAATAAAAAAGCCAGTTCATTTATTTTGTATTGGTAACATTTTGGCGATGACATAGCTAAGTGGTAAGGCAGAGGACTGCAAATTCTTTTCTCCCCGTTCAAATcattctccaaaaaaaaaaattaatctccTTTTTTTTCTCGACAATCGACAATTATTTCTAATAGCTAGAGAGCACTTCACAAAATCCGCTTTAACACTAAGTGAGATCTTTGAAATTCAATTAAAACACTACTGCGTGGGTAAGAATATAAGAATTATAAGTGAGACTTGGGTGTATAAGTATCAAGTGTATTTAGTTGTCTCACCTGAGACTTGGGTGTATATATCTAAAATTTGTATTTTGTAATCGGAGCTAGAAATTTTTCTAAGagtgttcaaatttaaaagaaatgaaaaaaaaattctcaatAAAGGATGTTCAATATGTGTTACATACCTttaaaacgtaatattttacctctgtacacagtataatttttcgaGGAAGGATGGTCAATTGACCACCATTATGACCATGTGACTTGCCACTGTCTGTAATGCATCTGTTGAGCAAGTTCTTCCTATTGCCTTACCATCGTTGCTGTCTCAAAGTTTTTGTTCAACGTTTATGGTTACTTTCCAATTTGAATTGTTGTCTCAGTTTCAATCATAAACTTATATCTATGCACCTCATGCTAAGTTAAATTACAAAATTATTGTATAAGTTTGAGTCACCTTAAGAGCAAGacggggagttcttggagggagggagccgagaatttatcggaaataacctctgtcccagggtaggggtaaggtctgcgtacacactaccctccccagacctcactagtgggattatactgggttgttgttgttgttgttgtataatgTCAAACATGTATTTTTTATGGATAATAATTTTTATAAGTTATACTCATCTAAAAAGATGGTAAGTTATAAGccacttaatttttttttatttatgatgCCTACATTTTTCTTTACCAGTGACTAATGAGCTGTTAATTTTTCAGTTATCTTGGTTGAAATTTAAATTGGTTTTCTTTTTATGTGAATACCTTAAAATCTTCTTACAATACCAATGAACCATATTGTCGTACTCTTGTCTTCACGAATGATATTCTTTCATTCCTCCATATAAGACTCATCAAATCTTGCTGGATAACATTATCCCCTATAAGATGGCTTAGAAGTTGCCACGTAGGACAAATATAGATTGCCACGTAGGCAGAAAATCTCGACTCTCCACCTCTTATTTCTCCTTTACCCTATGCAAAAACCATTCTTTCCTCCTCTGTTCTATTATCTCTGAGAAATCTTAAAGAAAGAAAGATcagaaaaaagggggaaaaatggCTTCAGTTTGCATGGCTATGCCAATGACCAAAGCAAGCCAAAAGAGGGTTACACCAGCCTCAGATGCTTTCTTTAAGCCATTGCCAGTGAATCCATCAAAGGCAGTGTTTGTGAacaaagtctcaaaatcaaagCTTGAAATATCAGCTTCATTGAAGGAGAAGGCAATTACTGGGCTAACAGCAGCTGCTTTGACAGCTTCAATGGTGGTTCCAGATGTAGCTCAGGCTGCTGAAGGACTTTCACCATCTTTGAAGAACTTCTTGCTCAGCATAGTGTCAGGTGGGGTTGTGCTTACTGCCATTATTGGAGCTATTGTTGGTGTTTCCAACTTTGATCCTGTTAAGAGAAGTTAATTTAAGCCTTTCAATGTAATGGTAAATCTGTTAAGTTTCTTTGTAAACTCTCTCTCATTCTAGTTTGTACTACTGTATGTGCGAATACTCTTTATCAATGGATTTAAAGCATTTTGAATTCAAGAAATGATGACTTCAAATTGTGTTCACATTGCTAGTTCAACAATAAGTGCAGAGGTGACTTATTTGTGATTCTTCATATCCTATTTGTGATCTTTCTCTGTTCTGAGTAGATTTTATATGTTTACTGTGTAAATAAATGGATAATTATATATAAACGTTCATAACAAGTGAGATTAGTAAATAAAAGTAAGTCAGATTACCTATTACAAGCTGTTGAGCATCACTCATAAAAACTTTATTTATACTTTCAGCATATATAAGTTAAATCGTTCTGAACACCACACCCTTATAATGGATGCGTTGGTGTGAGGAGGAATTGGATAGTAATGTCACTTGCCATATCTGGAATCACTTGATCTAATCATACTCTAGTCTTGTAAAATGGAGTATTCACGAGTGATTTATCATCCGAAAAGATGGCCTGTACATGACCGAAAGTTGGAACATGAGGCGCAAAACAACCCCATCAAGGCTAACCTAGGTTGCTCACAGAAACTTACTTTGAAACCAAAATGAACTTGTGGATACAATGTAAATAAGTTTCCTTAGAGTTTAGTGCACGTGTATGAGGTCCAAACGTGCAATTTTATATACCGATACTTGTTCTTCTAGTGTTAATACAGTTAAGGAGAGTGTTGGAGAATATCGTTCGATCTTGTTTCTTGATTGAGTAGAAAAATGATATACAAAGTTCCTTCTCTTCCACTTTGTATCTCTATGATGGTTAAATCTCCATAATAAAGGGACTTCTTTTGTAGTTTCGATTGGATGCAGTTGTTAAGATCTTTTATAGAATAAATCTTCCTCTTAATAGATTGTTTCTTGTTTCTCGGGTTTCAAACATCTCCTGAGAGTAGACCAGTTTGGAAGGGACTGTACCACCACTATATACAGTGCTTGGAGACTGGTTGATTGTTCAGTTTGATGATTATGTATTTTGTTAGTGGAATTTGTCAAATTTATCAATGAGCTAGAGagaagaagagatgaagaagacTTGGAGAGAAATCTAACTGATTCTCATTTCTTCTGCATGCTACAGTAGTGAGTTGTACCTCATATATATGCATATCACCTAACTAACTCCACTAACTAACTAAGCTTTCCTTTTAACATAAATAACCACCTCCTTAGCTAAATAACTAACTAATACACATCAGCTTGCTATGCtctcaacactccccctcaagctgatgCTTTGAATATATTCTCAACTCCAAGTTGATTCAACAAGACTTCATGCTGTGCTTTTCCAATGCTCTTAGTCAGCAAATCTGCCAGCTGATCCTTTATTGAGAGATGATGAGTTGTAATTACTCCTTGACTCAGTTTTTTTCTCACAAAGTGGCAATCGATATCTATGTGTTTGGTTCGTTCATGAAATATAGGATTGGCTGCTATTTGGATAGCAACTTTGCTGTCACAGAACAAATTAACAGGCTGCTGCACTTCAATTCCAAGTTCCCTGAACAAACCTATTAGCCATGTAGCTTCAGCTACACAGGATGCCATGCTTCTGAATTCAGCTTCAGCTGAACTTCTAGCCACAGTTTCTTGTTTCTTTGACTTCTATGACACCAAGGCCTCTCCAAATTTTACAAGATAACCTGTGACAGATCTTCTGGTCTGCAGACAAGAGCCCCAATCAGAGTCACAGAATGCTTGTAGAAGTTTAGTCTCTGATGATGGCATTAAGAGTCCCAGACCTGGTGATGCTTTCAGGTATCTAATAATCCTTAGAGCAGCTTTCATGTGTGATTGTTTTGGAGCATGCATATACTGACTTAGCACCTATACTCCAAATGAGATATCTGGCCTAGTCATGGTGAGATATAAGAGTCTCCCTACGAGCCTTTGATATTCTCCAGCATCATTCAGTATAGGATCTTCATGACCTGCACCTTTGTTAAATGTTCTATCATACTCAATTGAAGTAAGTTTTTGATTGCATTCCAAAGGAGTACCAGCTGTCTTTGCTCCTCCTAGGCCAAGTTCAGAGATCAACTCTAAAGAATACTTCCGTTGACACATATGTATTCCTCTGTTTGACCTAGCAAATTCAATGCCTAAGAAGAATTTTAGTTCCCCTAGGTCTTTCATCTTGAACTTTTTCTGAAGGTCTTCCCTGGTTTTGACTAACAGATCATTGTTGCTTCCTGTAATGATCAAATCATCCACATATATTAGGATCACAGCTATGTCACCTCC contains:
- the LOC107769998 gene encoding uncharacterized protein LOC107769998 codes for the protein MASVCMAMPMTKASQKRVTPASDAFFKPLPVNPSKAVFVNKVSKSKLEISASLKEKAITGLTAAALTASMVVPDVAQAAEGLSPSLKNFLLSIVSGGVVLTAIIGAIVGVSNFDPVKRS